In the genome of Quercus robur chromosome 3, dhQueRobu3.1, whole genome shotgun sequence, one region contains:
- the LOC126718238 gene encoding lipoxygenase 6, chloroplastic isoform X1, which translates to MFTVKPDCSSKAGIAVRRSPAAFSGAGKSRRSRLRVPELRVNGKGSVRAVISSGDKTLEAASPLESKGESNGSLGSLGGGGIEVRAVVTVRKKMKETLTEKMEDQWEFFVNGFGQGIIIQLISEEIDPVSNSGKSVESSVRGWLTRPLTNSHIVEYAANFTVPSDFGCPGAILITNLHSKEFYLLEIVIHGFDEGPIFFPASTWIHSRKDNPESRIIFKNQASLPSQTPPGIKDLRREDLLSIRGNGKGERKPHDRIYDYDVYNDLGNPDKDEDLARPVLVGEERPYPRRCRTGRPPTKSDPFSESRIEKPHPVYVPRDETFEEIKQNTFSAGRMKAMLHNLIPSIAATMSSSDIPFKCFSDIDKLYNDGFLLKDEEHKDILENPLVGKMMKQVMSIGQTLLKYETPAIIKRDRFAWLRDNEFARQTLAGLNPVNIEILKEFPILSKLDPAVYGPPESALTKELIEQELNGLSVEEAIEDKRLFILDYHDMLLPFIKKINALPGRKSYASRTIFFYTKTGFLRPVAIELSLPPTPSSLRNKLVYTHGHYATTHWTWKLAKAHVCSNDAGVHQLVNHWLKTHASMEPYIIATHRQLSSMHPIYKLLHPHMRYTLEINALARQSLINGGGIIEASFSPGKYAMELSSAAYKSLWRFDMEALPADLIRRGMAVEDSSMPCGVKLVIEDYPYAADGLLIWSAIQEWVESYVEHFYSEPNSVTSDLELQAWWNEIKNKGHYDKRNEPWWPKLNTKEDLSGILSTMIWIASGQHAAINFGQYPFGGYMPNRPTLMRRLIPQENDPDYEKFIMNPQHTFLSSLPTQLQATKIMAVQDTLSTHSPDEEYLGQVNPLHNHWINDHEVLKLFDRFSARLEEIEEIIHQRNKSNHLKNRSGAGIPPYELLLPTSGPGVTGRGIPNSISI; encoded by the exons atgtTTACAGTCAAACCAGACTGTTCTTCCAAGGCGGGCATCGCCGTCCGGCGATCTCCGGCTGCCTTTTCCGGCGCTGGAAAGAGTAGGAGGTCTAGATTAAGAGTACCCGAGTTGAGGGTCAACGGGAAAGGGTCAGTCCGGGCAGTGATTAGTAGTGGGGACAAGACTTTGGAGGCTGCGAGTCCATTGGAGAGCAAAGGAGAGAGTAATGGGTCTTTGGGTTCTTTGGGAGGAGGTGGGATCGAAGTGAGAGCTGTGGTCACtgtgaggaagaagatgaaggagacGCTCacggagaagatggaggaccaGTGGGAGTTCTTTGTCAATGGCTTTGGCCAAGGCATCATCATTCAGCTTATAAGCGAAGAGATTGATCCTG TTTCAAATTCAGGAAAGAGTGTGGAGTCCTCTGTAAGAGGCTGGTTAACGAGGCCATTGACCAATTCACACATTGTTGAATATGCTGCTAATTTCACTGTCCCCTCTGACTTTGGATGTCCTGGGGCTATTCTCATTACAAATCTTCACAGTAAGGAGTTCTACTTATTGGAGATTGTCATTCATGGTTTTGATGAAGGCCCCATCTTCTTCCCAGCAAGTACATGGATCCATTCAAGGAAAGATAATCCTGAAAGTAGAATTATCTTCAAAAATCAA GCATCTTTACCATCACAAACACCACCTGGCATTAAAGATCTTCGTCGTGAAGACTTGTTGAGTATTCGGGGTAATGGGAAAGGCGAGAGAAAGCCACATGATAGAATTTATGATTATGATGTTTATAATGATTTGGGTAATCCAGACAAGGATGAAGATCTTGCTAGGCCAGTTCTGGTGGGAGAGGAGAGGCCTTATCCTAGGCGCTGTAGAACTGGCCGACCTCCAACAAAGTCAG ATCCATTTTCTGAAAGTAGAATTGAAAAGCCCCATCCAGTGTATGTTCCTCGAGATGAAACTTTTGAGGAGATTAAGCAGAATACTTTCTCTGCTGGAAGGATGAAAGCTATGCTCCACAATCTTATACCATCTATTGCTGCTACAATGTCTAGTTCGGACATCCCTTTTAAGTGCTTTTCTGATATTGATAAGCTATATAATGATGGTTTTCTCTTGAAAGATGAAGAGCATAAAGATATACTTGAGAATCCACTTGTGGGCAAGATGATGAAACAGGTTATGAGCATCGGCCAAACGTTGTTGAAGTATGAAACCCCAGCCATTATAAAAA GAGATAGATTTGCTTGGTTGCGAGACAATGAGTTTGCACGTCAGACTTTAGCTGGGCTCAATCCAGTGAACATTGAGATTTTGAAG GAATTTCCAATTCTCAGCAAGCTAGACCCTGCTGTTTATGGCCCTCCAGAGTCAGCTCTCACAAAGGAACTGATAGAGCAAGAACTAAATGGACTTAGTGTGGAAGAG GCTATTGAGGACAAGAGACTGTTTATACTCGATTACCATGACATGCTTTTGCCGTTCATTAAGAAGATTAATGCATTGCCTGGGAGGAAATCTTATGCTTCTAGGACAATCTTTTTCTATACCAAGACTGGTTTTCTAAGGCCTGTAGCTATCGAGCTTTCACTTCCTCCAACACCTTCATCGCTTCGAAATAAACTTGTTTACACTCATGGGCATTATGCTACTACACATTGGACTTGGAAGCTAGCCAAAGCTCATGTTTGCTCAAATGATGCTGGCGTCCATCAACTAGTGAATCACTG GTTGAAGACTCATGCTTCCATGGAGCCTTATATAATCGCAACTCATAGGCAGCTCAGCTCAATGCACCCCATTTACAAGCTGCTTCACCCTCATATGCGCTACACATTAGAAATTAACGCACTCGCACGGCAAAGTTTAATAAATGGAGGGGGAATAATTGAGGCTAGTTTCAGTCCAGGAAAGTATGCCATGGAGCTTAGCTCTGCAGCCTACAAGAGTCTGTGGCGGTTTGACATGGAGGCATTGCCAGCAGATCTTATTCGGAG GGGCATGGCAGTAGAGGATTCTTCAATGCCCTGTGGTGTGAAACTTGTAATTGAAGACTACCCTTATGCTGCAGATGGCCTTCTAATATGGTCTGCAATTCAAGAATGGGTAGAATCGTATGTTGAACACTTCTACTCTGAGCCAAATTCTGTAACATCTGATCTTGAACTCCAAGCCTGGTGGAATGAAATCAAGAACAAAGGTCACTATGACAAAAGGAATGAGCCCTGGTGGCCTAAACTCAATACCAAGGAGGACTTATCTGGTATTCTTTCCACAATGATTTGGATTGCTTCTGGTCAGCATGCAGCTATAAACTTTGGGCAGTACCCATTCGGAGGATATATGCCTAACCGTCCTACCCTTATGAGAAGACTCATTCCACAAGAAAATGATCCTGATTATGAGAAGTTTATTATGAACCCGCAGCATACTTTCCTGTCTTCGTTGCCAACTCAACTACAAGCCACCAAGATAATGGCAGTTCAAGACACCCTGTCAACTCACTCCCCAGATGAAGAGTACCTGGGTCAGGTGAATCCACTACACAACCATTGGATCAATGATCATGAAGTTTTGAAACTGTTCGATAGATTCTCTGCTAGATTAGAGGAGATAGAGGAGATAATACaccaaagaaataaaagcaatCATCTTAAAAATAGAAGTGGTGCAGGCATTCCTCCATATGAACTGCTCCTTCCCACATCAGGTCCGGGAGTAACTGGTCGGGGAATCCCCAATAGCATTTCTATCTGA